The genomic window ACCGCGGACTTTGGCGGCGTCGATTCTGATCGGCAGCAGCCTGGCGCCTTTCGGATTGTCATTTGCAATCCTGAGCCCGCCGTTTTCAAAGCCGTCGGCGGAGAAGGCGGCCGCGCCGGCCTGCCCCCAGTTCTTCGCCGTGCTTTCGGCATCGGCGAAGGTCTCCTCGAAAAGCACCTCGCCCGCGGAGAGCGTTCCGAAAGCGAGCGCGGCGGCCGCAAATGTCAGGAACTTGCGTTTCATGCGTTCACCCTTTCCGTTGAAGCGTCACCCTGCAGGTCAGTCCTCTTCGTCGAGCTCGAGGTCCGAGAAGTAGATGGTTCCGGTCGAGCCCTGCAAACCGATCTGGATGGTGACGGACTTCGCATCGGGCGGCACGGTCGTGACGGTTTTGAGCTCGCGCCAGCCGAAATCCCCGGTCAGACGGGTCGTATCCGGATAGTCGATCCTGCCGTCGGCCATGGTCACGGTCATCATCATCTTAATGCCGAGATACGGCTTGTCGGGCTTCGAGATGTTTTCCCCCTTGACTTTGGCGGAGAGCTTGACGGTCTTGCCCCGGACTTTGTCGATATCCACCTTGAAGAAAGCCATGACCGGCTTGGCCGCATCGGTCGCAGTGATTCTGACCGCGCTCTCGTCGCTCTCCGGCCCGCCGTTCGGCAGGAAAGTCATGGCGGCGGCGTTGCTCCACTGCTTGAGGGCGGCCTCGGTGTCGATCATGTTGTCGTAGATGTCGTCCGCGCTGACGGCGAACGCGCCGAACAGCATGGCGCCGAGTACTGCGGTTCTGAAAAATTTCATACTGATTCCCTCCTCTGTTGGTTTCTCAGGTAACATTAAGCTAACCGCATTTCCGCAAAAAGTCAAATCGGTTTTCCCGTCCCGCATCGATTTTCCGGCGGGAAAGCGCGCATCGGGTTTGAAAAACGTGGTTCCGGCGTGTATGTTCCTGCCTTTGCAAGTTCAGTTTCAGGAGATGCGCCAGTGAAAATATCGATCGTCACCATTGTCCGCAACAATGCGTCCCAGATCCGGGAGACCATGGATTCCGTGCTGAATCAGGGATTCCCCGATCTTGAATACATCGTCATCGACGGCGCCTCCACCGACGGCACGGTCCGGGAAATCGAAGCGTACGGCGACCGTCTCGCCGCCTTCGTGAGCGAGCCGGACGGCGGCATCTACGACGCGATGAACAAAGGCATCGCCCGGGCAACCGGCGACGTGATCGGCCTCATCAACGCGGGGGACTCCTACCGCCCCGGCGCTCTGGCACTGGTCGAAAAAAGCTTTCGCGGACGCGAGCTCGACCATTCGATCTTCTGGGGCGACGTGATCTACGAAAAGCAGGGACTCGTGCGCGGCTTCCGTCCGCACAACCTGTTCCGCGGCGCGTTTGCCCCGCACCCGTCGATGTTCGTGCCGCGCCGGGTCTACGAGCGGATCGGCGTCTACGACTCCTCGATGCGCTACCTCGGCGACTACGACTTCATGTACCGGGCGGTCAACGTGCACAAGCTCGACGTCATCTACGTTCCGGAGCCGGTGGCCTTCTACCGCGAGGGCGGCTGTTCCGACCGCCACATCGCCGGCTGCCTGCGCGACGAACTGAAGGTAAAACTCCGTTACGGACAGAACCCGGCCAAGGCGAAAACCGAATATTTTCTGAAGTTAATCAAGAATCTGCCGCGAATCCTGCTTGCAAAATGATGAAACGCGGATATATTAACCGGATGTATGTGATTGAATGAGTGAACTTACTGACAACGATAAGGAGCAGAATAAAATGTACGCGATTATCAAGACCGGCGGCAAGCAGTTGAAAGTCAAAACCGGCGACATTGTGGAAGTCGAGAAGCTCGACGTGGAAGTCGGCGGCAAAGTCACCTTCAGCGAGGTCCTCGCGGTCGGCGAAGAGGGCGGCAAGCTGAACGTCGGCACCCCGATGCTCGAGGGAGCGACCGTCGCGGCCGAAGTCAAGGACCAGTTCCGCGCCAAGAAGATCGTCGTTTTCAAGATGAAGCGCCGCAAAGGCTATCGCCGCACCCAGGGTCACCGGCAGAGCCTGACCCGCGTCGAAATCGGCGAGATCAAAGCGTAACAGCGGAAAGAAGGGCGCCATGCAGTACGATGCGAACGGAGCGCTGCTCACGACCGAAATTCCGGGCGTGAAGCTCGTCAACCGCGGCAAGGTGCGCGATGTCTACGACCTCGGCGACGCGCTGCTCTTCGTTGCGACCGACCGGATCAGCGCCTTCGACGTGGTCATGCCCTGCGGTGTGCCGCGCAAGGGCGAGGTTCTGACGCAGATTTCGCTCTTCTGGTTCGACCTGATGCGCGACATTCCGAACCACCTGATTTCGGCCGACGTCACGACGCGTCCGGAGCTGGCGGCGTACGCGAAGGACCTGCAGGGGCGGTCGATGATCGTCCGCAAAGCGAAGGTCATGCCGGTCGAATGCATCGTGCGGGGCTACCTGGTCGGCAGCGGCTGGAAGGACTATCAGAAAAGCGGCACCGTCTCCGGCCTCAGGCTGCGCGACGGTTATCAGCAGGCGTCGAAGCTCGACGAGCCGCTGTTCACTCCGTCCACCAAAGCCGAAATCGGCGCCCATGACGAAGCGATCTCTTTCGAGGAGGTCTCGAAGCTGATCGGCGCCGGCAAGGCGGCCGCGCTGCGTGACCTTTCGCTCAAAATCTATACGACGGCCCGGGATTATGCCGAAAAGCGCGGCATCATCGTCGCAGACACGAAATTCGAATTCGGCGAACTCGACGGCAAAATCATTCTGGTTGACGAGGTCCTGACCCCGGATTCGAGCCGGTTCTGGCCCGCCGACCAGTACAAGGTCGGAACAAGCCCGGTCAGCCTCGACAAGCAGTATGTGCGCGATTACCTCGAGACGCTCGACTGGAACAAGACCGCGCCCGGCCCGGAACTCCCGGCCGACGTGGTGAAGAAGACCTCCGAGAAGTATCTCGAAGCTTATCGGATGCTGACCGGCAGATCCCTGTAACGAGAGTGCCGGAGCGAAGAAAAAGGGGCGGCTCGATGCCGCCTCTTTTCATTTACGGGAGAAGGAACGATGTTTGCGGATATTTTCGCCGGCATGGATGTAACGCAGCTTGCGGTGCTGATCGTGAGCGCGATCCTGATCGGCATCAACAAAACGGCGATTCCGGGAATCGGCGTGCTGCCGGTCATCATGCTGACGATGGCGTTCGAAGGCAGGCTCTCGACCGGGCTGCAGCTGATCATGCTGGTCATGGCCGACCTCATGGCGGTCGCCTGGTACCGGAGGAAGGCGGACTGGAAAATCATCTGGCGGCTGCTGCCGTGGGCGTGGACCGGGCTGGCGGTCGGAGCGCTTGTGCTCTGGCTGCTGCCGGAGGGGAACGACCGGCTCATGCGGATGCTGATCGGCGGAATCGTCCTCGGTCTCGCACTGCTTAACTTCATCCGCTCGCGCATTGCGCCGGACCGGATTCCGGCCGGCAAAGTCGCGGCCGGCTTCTACGGCACTCTGCTCGGCTTCACGACCCATCTCGCCAATGCGGCCGGGCCGGTCGCCGCGATCTATTTCCTGGCCATGAAGCTCCCGAAGGACAAGTACATGGGATGCAACGCCTGGTTCTTCCTGATCATCAACTGGACGAAGATGCCGCTCTTCATCGCGGACGGGCGGGTCACATTCGAGGCGCTGAAGGTCGACCTCGCCATGATACCGTTCCTGCTGATCGGCGGCGCGCTCGGCATCCTGATCCTGTCAAAGATGCCGCAGAAGCTGTTCGAGAACATCATCCAGGTGATCGTCGTGCTCTGCGCCGTCTACCTCTTTTTCTGACGACCCGGGGAGAAGCATGAACAACCGTGAATTCTGGTTCGATACGGCGGGGAAGCCGATCAACGCCCACGGCGGAGGCATGCTCGAATACGGCGGCCGCTTCTACTGGTACGGCGAACACAAGACGGAAGGGTGGGCCGGGCGGCTCGCGTTCCACGGCGTTCACTGCTACGAGTCAGCAAACCTGACGGATTGGCGCGACTGCGGCATCGTCCTGCCGGTCTCGGACGATCCGGCCAGCCCGATCGTCCGCGGCTGCCGGATCGAGCGTCCGAAAGTGATTTACTGCCGGACGACCGGAAAGTTCGTCATGTATTTCCATTCGACCGATGAGAACCACACCATCGCAAAGCGCGGCCTGGCTGCGGCGGATTCTCCGGAGGGACCGTTCGTCTTTCTCGGCGCCGCCCGCGTCAACGCCGGTTTTGCACCGCTTAACATGAGTGCGGAAGAGGCCGCGTTCCCGGCCGGAACGATTCCGCCGGAGCCGCAGCTGCCGAACGGGGAGAACGACGAGGTGAAACGCTACCCGATTTTCCGCCGCGACCTTGCCGCCGGACAGATGGCGCGAGACATGAACCTCTTCGTCGATGAGGACGGGACGGCCTATCACATCTATTCCTCGGAACACAACAGCACAATCCACATCGCCGAACTGACGCCGGACTGCCTCGGCTGGAGCGGCCGCTACGTCCGCGTGCTGCCGTGCGGCTGGAACGAGGGGATGGCGCTGTTCCGGCGGGGAGACGCCTGTCACCTGCTGATGTCCGGCTGCACGAGCTGGGAGCCGAATGCGGCGCGGTCGGCGAGCGCTCCGGGCGTGTTCGGCCCCTGGACTCCCGGCGGCAACCCGTGCCGCGGCCCCGGCGCCGAAACGACTTTCGGCTGCCAGAGCAGCGCGGTATTCCGGGCCGGAGAACGCTGGATTGCAATGTTCGACCGCTGGAATCCGGCCAGCTTCGACCGCAGTACCTACGTCTGGCTGGAAATCCGTTTTCTCTCCGACGGCGGCTACCGCATCGACTGGACGGACGAGATTCAGTTCGGCTGACCCCGGTCCTGTCCCCCGCGATACACTCAGGAGCTCCTGCCGCGCTGTTTCTGGAGCTCGCCGGGAGTGACGCCGCAGCGTTCACGGACGAAAGCGTGCAAATGGGTCACGTGCCGCATGCCGACCTCCTCTGCGATCTCCTTCAGACTCAGCTCGTTCCGGTCGATCAGCTCCATAATCCGGCCGAGACGGCGCCGGGCGCGGTATTCGGCGGGCTCGAGCTGATAGGCCCGGCGGAAACATTTTCTCAGGAATCCGGCGCTTGCGCCGGCTTCGCGGCTCAATTCCGCGAGGGTCTTGCGGAATCCGCGATCCGCATCAATGGCGAGGCGCAGGCGGGCGGCCGGAGTCGTGCCTTCCCGGTCCGGCGGTTCCTCTTCGGCAAACATTTCTCCGCAGATTCCGACGGTCATCCACTCGGCGGCGATCCGGTTCGCCGG from Victivallis lenta includes these protein-coding regions:
- the rplU gene encoding 50S ribosomal protein L21; its protein translation is MYAIIKTGGKQLKVKTGDIVEVEKLDVEVGGKVTFSEVLAVGEEGGKLNVGTPMLEGATVAAEVKDQFRAKKIVVFKMKRRKGYRRTQGHRQSLTRVEIGEIKA
- a CDS encoding glycosyltransferase family 2 protein, translating into MKISIVTIVRNNASQIRETMDSVLNQGFPDLEYIVIDGASTDGTVREIEAYGDRLAAFVSEPDGGIYDAMNKGIARATGDVIGLINAGDSYRPGALALVEKSFRGRELDHSIFWGDVIYEKQGLVRGFRPHNLFRGAFAPHPSMFVPRRVYERIGVYDSSMRYLGDYDFMYRAVNVHKLDVIYVPEPVAFYREGGCSDRHIAGCLRDELKVKLRYGQNPAKAKTEYFLKLIKNLPRILLAK
- a CDS encoding glycoside hydrolase family 43 protein, whose amino-acid sequence is MNNREFWFDTAGKPINAHGGGMLEYGGRFYWYGEHKTEGWAGRLAFHGVHCYESANLTDWRDCGIVLPVSDDPASPIVRGCRIERPKVIYCRTTGKFVMYFHSTDENHTIAKRGLAAADSPEGPFVFLGAARVNAGFAPLNMSAEEAAFPAGTIPPEPQLPNGENDEVKRYPIFRRDLAAGQMARDMNLFVDEDGTAYHIYSSEHNSTIHIAELTPDCLGWSGRYVRVLPCGWNEGMALFRRGDACHLLMSGCTSWEPNAARSASAPGVFGPWTPGGNPCRGPGAETTFGCQSSAVFRAGERWIAMFDRWNPASFDRSTYVWLEIRFLSDGGYRIDWTDEIQFG
- a CDS encoding sulfite exporter TauE/SafE family protein, whose translation is MFADIFAGMDVTQLAVLIVSAILIGINKTAIPGIGVLPVIMLTMAFEGRLSTGLQLIMLVMADLMAVAWYRRKADWKIIWRLLPWAWTGLAVGALVLWLLPEGNDRLMRMLIGGIVLGLALLNFIRSRIAPDRIPAGKVAAGFYGTLLGFTTHLANAAGPVAAIYFLAMKLPKDKYMGCNAWFFLIINWTKMPLFIADGRVTFEALKVDLAMIPFLLIGGALGILILSKMPQKLFENIIQVIVVLCAVYLFF
- a CDS encoding phosphoribosylaminoimidazolesuccinocarboxamide synthase, with the protein product MQYDANGALLTTEIPGVKLVNRGKVRDVYDLGDALLFVATDRISAFDVVMPCGVPRKGEVLTQISLFWFDLMRDIPNHLISADVTTRPELAAYAKDLQGRSMIVRKAKVMPVECIVRGYLVGSGWKDYQKSGTVSGLRLRDGYQQASKLDEPLFTPSTKAEIGAHDEAISFEEVSKLIGAGKAAALRDLSLKIYTTARDYAEKRGIIVADTKFEFGELDGKIILVDEVLTPDSSRFWPADQYKVGTSPVSLDKQYVRDYLETLDWNKTAPGPELPADVVKKTSEKYLEAYRMLTGRSL
- a CDS encoding helix-turn-helix transcriptional regulator, coding for MQLEIVHPGRYTAPETFVQTTLFVHVGLCLGGLDYMNIAPPGGGEQLKLTGAAAPFLTMIPPGARVDFRFGRKRENWVIQCRMPELIPVAGACRQQLEQDGSLLCFPYMRRIKAGHALPLRERFALVVSLWQSGTPANRIAAEWMTVGICGEMFAEEEPPDREGTTPAARLRLAIDADRGFRKTLAELSREAGASAGFLRKCFRRAYQLEPAEYRARRRLGRIMELIDRNELSLKEIAEEVGMRHVTHLHAFVRERCGVTPGELQKQRGRSS